In a single window of the bacterium genome:
- a CDS encoding PAS domain S-box protein — translation MEEQINKQILSLKRENEKIKKLVEERTNQLLSFFDITTRVLKSDDLDEQLTFIADGITSACLFRRAIISLFSSDFKRLDVGYSGLSELEIKEHHNKPSIPSSLWQEVLSERYRVSKSYFIPNGDDLNTKLGGIRSTQEERSLAGSWNPSDMLFIPLRSANGKLLGVISVDDPLDGDFPSIERLKVTELFAQEASEIIERSDLTRKFFKMQQYLMRLIESSTDVIVSSDFDGKIVIFNNGAEGILGYTPQEVIGKPITILYESEDEARKIMHLLKENDGKVQSIEVSARAKDGSTIPLSLSAALLYNEKGEVIGTEGISKDLRPYKALQRHIEELNRKETIRIVAVTLSHHINNYIQSMVICGQNIEEVINDSKIDFSDEKTRMDISEYLSDLKLNAMRISKLTKILVNPPEELSIDEYLDGIKMLQLPKNLGISFEVHHHEFCGIDGVCPKILVADDEMTIREGIADFLRAHGFLVDTAPDGAQAIKKIEKKSHDYLAVISDIKMPFANGYEVFRAAKKANPNLVVILMTAFGYDENHALVKASREGLKARLFKEKPFDMNNVLKVLRETIAEKY, via the coding sequence TAACCTCTGCATGCCTATTTCGACGAGCTATAATATCCCTCTTTTCTTCTGATTTTAAGCGACTAGATGTTGGGTATAGTGGTTTAAGTGAATTGGAGATAAAAGAGCATCATAACAAGCCTTCTATCCCGAGTAGCCTTTGGCAGGAGGTTCTTTCCGAACGCTATCGAGTCAGCAAATCTTATTTCATTCCAAATGGCGACGATCTAAATACTAAATTAGGCGGAATTAGAAGCACTCAAGAAGAGAGGAGTCTAGCAGGAAGTTGGAATCCATCGGATATGCTGTTCATTCCTCTTCGTAGCGCTAACGGAAAACTACTTGGAGTCATCTCTGTGGACGATCCTCTCGATGGCGACTTCCCTTCTATAGAAAGACTGAAGGTTACAGAGCTTTTCGCGCAAGAAGCCTCCGAAATAATCGAGAGAAGCGATTTAACACGCAAGTTCTTTAAAATGCAGCAATATCTTATGCGACTCATAGAATCATCTACGGATGTTATAGTCTCATCGGATTTCGATGGTAAAATAGTTATATTCAATAACGGTGCAGAAGGGATATTAGGCTATACTCCACAAGAGGTTATAGGCAAACCGATAACAATCCTTTATGAATCCGAGGACGAAGCCAGAAAGATAATGCATCTCTTGAAGGAGAATGACGGCAAAGTTCAATCTATTGAAGTAAGTGCTCGAGCTAAAGACGGATCCACTATTCCTTTAAGCCTTTCAGCGGCTTTACTTTATAATGAAAAAGGTGAAGTCATTGGAACAGAAGGAATATCCAAAGATTTAAGACCTTACAAGGCTCTTCAACGACATATCGAAGAGCTAAATAGGAAAGAAACCATAAGGATAGTAGCTGTCACTCTATCTCACCATATTAATAACTATATCCAATCTATGGTCATCTGCGGTCAAAATATTGAAGAAGTGATCAATGATAGCAAAATCGATTTTTCTGATGAAAAAACACGAATGGATATTTCGGAATATCTTTCTGATTTGAAGCTCAACGCCATGAGGATATCTAAGCTTACTAAGATACTTGTCAATCCCCCCGAGGAATTATCGATTGACGAATACCTCGATGGCATAAAAATGCTTCAACTTCCAAAAAATTTGGGAATCAGCTTCGAGGTTCATCATCATGAGTTTTGCGGGATAGATGGAGTTTGTCCAAAGATATTGGTTGCAGATGATGAGATGACTATTCGAGAGGGTATTGCCGATTTCCTTCGTGCCCATGGTTTTCTCGTGGATACAGCCCCAGATGGCGCTCAAGCTATCAAGAAAATTGAGAAAAAATCTCACGATTATTTAGCTGTTATTAGCGACATCAAAATGCCTTTCGCGAATGGATATGAGGTTTTCAGAGCTGCAAAAAAAGCGAATCCTAATCTTGTTGTCATCCTTATGACGGCATTTGGATACGATGAAAACCACGCTTTGGTTAAAGCTTCGCGGGAGGGATTGAAGGCCAGGCTCTTTAAAGAAAAACCTTTCGACATGAACAATGTCTTGAAGGTTCTTCGAGAGACAATTGCCGAAAAATACTGA
- the waaF gene encoding lipopolysaccharide heptosyltransferase II, with the protein MRILLVQTAFIGDCVLTTPLIRRTREAFGDEAVIVVLTTPDGKDVFDGNPNIDEIMVYDKRNSDTKLSTHFGIVNDLITRHFDIAILPHRSFRTGLITFMSRISERIGFSKSGGSFFYTKKVEKPKDMPEPERLLELLTVLGHDPKPHKLEIFPGEERKKKANTILKKFGLIEKPFITVAPGSVWGTKRYPPDLYAEVIKGILDEKIAEGVVLLGGPKDIGLCEKIVDKAGDMAFSAAGETDILTSATIIAQSKAFIGNDSGPAHIAAAAGTAVISIFGPTVPEFGFVPYGENVTILEPPIELSCRPCGTHGKMECSRGDHGCMVSIFPDRVVSAVAKAVAK; encoded by the coding sequence ATGAGAATATTACTTGTTCAAACTGCGTTCATTGGCGATTGCGTTTTAACTACTCCTTTAATAAGGCGCACTCGCGAGGCCTTCGGAGATGAGGCCGTTATCGTTGTCCTCACAACTCCCGATGGCAAAGATGTTTTTGATGGTAACCCAAACATCGATGAGATCATGGTTTACGATAAAAGAAATTCGGACACCAAACTCTCTACACATTTTGGGATAGTTAACGATCTTATTACCCGGCATTTCGACATTGCAATTCTTCCGCATCGATCATTCAGAACCGGACTCATTACTTTTATGTCTCGTATTTCTGAGAGAATTGGTTTTTCAAAATCGGGGGGATCATTCTTCTACACAAAAAAAGTAGAGAAACCGAAAGATATGCCTGAACCTGAACGACTCCTCGAATTACTGACCGTTTTAGGACATGACCCAAAGCCCCACAAATTGGAGATATTCCCAGGGGAGGAGCGCAAAAAAAAGGCGAATACTATTCTCAAAAAATTTGGTCTAATCGAAAAACCATTTATTACAGTTGCTCCGGGTAGTGTCTGGGGCACAAAAAGGTATCCGCCCGATCTATATGCCGAAGTCATCAAAGGTATTTTAGATGAGAAGATTGCCGAAGGTGTGGTTCTTCTTGGAGGACCTAAGGATATTGGCCTATGTGAAAAGATTGTCGATAAGGCTGGGGACATGGCATTTTCAGCAGCAGGCGAAACGGACATTCTAACATCGGCAACTATAATAGCCCAATCCAAGGCATTTATCGGTAACGATAGCGGTCCAGCACATATTGCTGCGGCTGCTGGAACTGCGGTTATTAGCATCTTTGGCCCAACGGTGCCGGAGTTTGGCTTTGTTCCCTATGGGGAAAATGTAACCATACTCGAACCTCCTATCGAACTTAGCTGTAGGCCATGTGGCACTCATGGGAAAATGGAATGTTCTCGTGGTGACCATGGATGTATGGTAAGTATATTTCCAGATAGAGTAGTCTCGGCGGTTGCCAAAGCTGTAGCTAAATAA
- a CDS encoding Gx transporter family protein, which yields MQQRDDNRRLALSSIFMALGTVLWVVEELIPKPMPWMKPGLANCATLLAMFTVGPLEAIIVAVGRVFLGSLLLGRIGSPGFIISLSASITSAVMMIAVRYSKIRFSIFGVSIFGAIAHSLTQLLIAGMMIHNLSITSSLLPLVLLPSIPSGIIVAFIVMLVLSRTNIRSIEI from the coding sequence ATGCAACAACGCGATGATAACCGCCGCCTAGCTCTTTCGTCTATATTTATGGCATTGGGGACTGTTTTATGGGTTGTGGAAGAATTAATCCCAAAACCTATGCCATGGATGAAACCCGGCCTCGCTAATTGCGCTACTTTATTGGCTATGTTTACTGTAGGTCCACTCGAAGCTATTATTGTTGCTGTTGGAAGGGTCTTTTTGGGATCACTATTGCTAGGACGCATAGGTTCCCCGGGATTTATTATATCATTATCGGCCTCTATAACTTCCGCAGTAATGATGATAGCTGTTAGATATTCGAAGATTCGCTTCTCGATATTTGGGGTAAGTATCTTTGGTGCTATAGCTCATTCGCTAACTCAACTTCTTATTGCTGGAATGATGATTCATAACCTCTCGATCACCTCTAGTCTATTACCGCTTGTTCTTTTGCCATCGATTCCCTCTGGAATAATAGTGGCTTTTATCGTAATGCTAGTTTTATCGAGGACAAATATTCGCTCGATTGAGATTTAA